The Rhodococcus sp. B50 DNA window CGGCCCGCTTGATGGTCTTCTTCGCGGCGCGGGCGTTGCGTCCGATCAGCACGTCGACGTACAGGAAACCGTCGAGATGCCCGACCTCGTGCTGCAGCATGCGGGCGAAGAAACCGTGGCCCTCGATCTCGACGGGCTCTCCGTTCTCGTCGGTGCCGGTGACCTTCGCCCAGTCGGCGCGTCCGGTGGGGAAGTTCTCGCCGGGCACGGACAGGCAGCCCTCGAGATCGTCCTCGGGGTCGGGCATGGTCTCGGGGATCTCGGAGGTCTCGAGGATCGGGTTGACGACGACGCCGCGTCGCCGGACGA harbors:
- a CDS encoding peptide deformylase, coding for MAILPIVIVGDPVLHNPTRPVTESPAELAELIADMFETMDAANGVGLAANQVGVGKRLFVYDCPDRDGSGSVVRRRGVVVNPILETSEIPETMPDPEDDLEGCLSVPGENFPTGRADWAKVTGTDENGEPVEIEGHGFFARMLQHEVGHLDGFLYVDVLIGRNARAAKKTIKRAGWGVPGLTWLPGSVEDPFGHDEDDD